A single Montipora foliosa isolate CH-2021 chromosome 7, ASM3666993v2, whole genome shotgun sequence DNA region contains:
- the LOC138011068 gene encoding uncharacterized protein produces MLPYLAASGHNLYAKSARLYLQSMNSLESEHPDVYRKFEAGFHVVRRSNCMWAGLSTDLVIEQVLMRSVKTSGGLTRGRGMTERQRLTWLLSMPACAEMNRVMLDLTSVSYSTGEENKDMTKSRQARDMKDTWSLLFSLAERNPFTRHQDLMNIMNGVHADSSVNVENAKEIRQTILESTTGKSAVELKFKRSNQVSTLSTKSSVKIDGEKIQVDPQLLFQRLIIASKSLDDMEAMFQHELCSYPTALFDSLLMLLQPQKPVLADAIWAKLPCDPAGPTSEVQYVLDGGALLHRIPWPRGFPTYRDICDLYCNYVTRKYGAAIVVFDGYTSSSTKDMTQQRQAGGKTGTTVTFSDDMKVTMKKDHFLSNSSNKQSFVNMLSSYLQKRNCQTRHSQADADLLIVQTSVESARRINTVLVREDTDLLILLCYHTELNAFELFFQPEPKANSIKRRVWNMEVLKEKLGQEVCSNMLFIHAILGCDTTSLLYGIGKGVSLKEFFASQHFRDQAQVFNNTSASKEDVVAAGEKALVCVYNGKSDEGLDSLRYRRYCEKVATNTLQVQPQSLPPTSAAARYHSLRVYFQVQQWKGVGETMSAEEWGWKASERLLLPIMTHLPPAPQALLQIVRCNCSTDCSSLRCTSRKHNLECSTACGQCRGSGCTNSVQPDDCESEDDDDDDDV; encoded by the coding sequence ATGCTTCCCTATCTGGCTGCCTCAGGGCACAATCTGTATGCTAAAAGTGCCAGATTGTACTTGCAATCCATGAACAGCCTTGAGAGTGAACATCCAGATGTATACAGGAAATTTGAAGCTGGATTCCATGTAGTTAGAAGAAGCAACTGCATGTGGGCAGGACTCTCGACAGATCTTGTGATTGAACAAGTGCTAATGAGAAGCGTTAAGACAAGTGGTGGTCTTACAAGAGGACGTGGGATGACGGAAAGACAGCGACTGACTTGGTTGCTCTCCATGCCTGCCTGTGCCGAGATGAATCGTGTCATGTTGGACCTCACCAGTGTAAGTTACAGCACAGGCGAGGAGAACAAGGATATGACCAAGTCCAGGCAAGCCCGCGACATGAAGGACACCTGGAGTTTGCTCTTTTCTCTAGCAGAAAGAAACCCTTTCACACGTCATCAAGATCTGATGAACATCATGAATGGCGTCCATGCTGACAGTTCCGTGAATGTGGAAAATGCTAAGGAGATCAGACAGACCATCTTAGAATCCACGACAGGAAAATCAGCTGTGGAATTGAAGTTCAAAAGAAGTAATCAGGTCAGCACACTTAGTACAAAGTCATCTGTTAAAATTGATGGAGAGAAGATCCAGGTGGATCCGCAGCTGTTGTTTCAGCGTCTGATTATTGCCAGTAAATCACTGGATGACATGGAAGCCATGTTCCAGCATGAGCTATGTAGCTATCCAACAGCTCTATTTGATTCCTTGTTAATGCTGCTTCAGCCACAAAAGCCAGTACTAGCAGATGCTATCTGGGCCAAGCTGCCTTGCGATCCTGCTGGGCCAACCAGTGAAGTCCAATATGTGTTGGATGGTGGTGCGCTTCTTCATCGGATCCCTTGGCCACGTGGATTCCCTACATATAGGGACATCTGTGATTTGTACTGCAACTATGTGACTCGGAAGTATGGTGCAGCAATTGTTGTCTTTGATGGTTACACTAGCAGTTCCACAAAGGATATGACACAGCAGAGGCAAGCAGGAGGGAAAACAGGGACAACCGTCACATTTTCTGATGATATGAAAGTTACCATGAAAAAAGATCACTTCTTGTCAAATTCAAGCAACAAGCAATCCTTCGTCAATATGCTGAGCAGCTATCTGCAGAAGAGAAATTGCCAAACACGTCACTCCCAAGCAGATGCTGATCTCCTCATAGTACAGACATCTGTGGAAAGTGCAAGAAGGATAAACACCGTGCTTGTCAGGGAGGACACCGATCTTCTTATCCTATTGTGCTATCACACGGAATTGAATGCATTTGAGTTATTCTTTCAGCCTGAGCCAAAGGCCAATTCGATAAAACGGCGGGTCTGGAACATGGAAGTGCTGAAGGAGAAGCTTGGTCAAGAGGTATGCAGCAACATGTTGTTCATCCATGCAATCCTTGGATGTGATACCACTTCTCTCCTCTATGGTATTGGTAAGGGCGTCTCACTGAAGGAGTTCTTCGCCAGCCAGCATTTTCGAGATCAAGCACAAGTGTTCAACAACACATCTGCCTCCAAGGAGGATGTTGTCGCAGCGGGTGAAAAGGCACTGGTTTGTGTTTACAACGGCAAGTCTGACGAAGGACTGGATTCTCTTCGATACCGACGGTACTGCGAAAAGGTAGCCACCAACACTTTGCAAGTTCAGCCACAGAGCTTACCTCCTACATCAGCAGCAGCGAGATATCACAGCCTACGTGTGTACTTTCAAGTCCAACAGTGGAAGGGGGTTGGAGAAACCATGTCAGCAGAAGAATGGGGATGGAAGGCCAGTGAAAGATTGCTTCTTCCTATCATGACACACTTACCTCCAGCACCTCAAGCCCTCCTTCAAATTGTGAGATGCAACTGCTCCACAGACTGCAGCAGCCTTAGATGTACCAGCAGAAAACACAACCTAGAGTGTTCAACTGCTTGTGGTCAGTGTAGAGGCTCAGGTTGCACCAACTCTGTCCAGCCAGATGACTGTGAAAGtgaagatgatgacgatgatgatgatgtatgA